A region from the Vicia villosa cultivar HV-30 ecotype Madison, WI linkage group LG3, Vvil1.0, whole genome shotgun sequence genome encodes:
- the LOC131661171 gene encoding protein ACTIVITY OF BC1 COMPLEX KINASE 8, chloroplastic isoform X1 — MATSSLLHLPELHFLSPQIPHRNRFPLSTRSISRLSTSNAALRIMRIRGSKEDSALAERINDVEWSGNGAASRGYVNGTVNRSSVEYGYRNGVAATEVVDVEASKVNEDGRKRRLEEIGKEDAWFKQTEKVKVEVAVAPGGRWSRFKTYSTIQRTLEIWGFVVTFIFKAWLDNQKFSYKGGMTEEKKKLRRKTLAKWLKESILRLGPTFIKIGQQFSTRVDILPQEYVDQLSELQDQVPPFPSETAIAIVEEELGAAVGDVFDQFDYEPIAAASLGQVHRARLKGQEVVVKVQRPGLKDLFDIDLKNLRVIAEYLQKIDPKSDGAKRDWVAIYDECASVLYQEIDYTKEAANAELFASNFKNMSYVKVPTIYWDYTTPQILTMEYVPGIKINKIQALDQLGVDRTRLGRYAVESFLEQILSHGFFHADPHPGNIAVDDVNGGRLIYYDFGMMGSISPNIREGLLETFYGVYEKDPDKVLQSMVQMGILVPTGDMTAVRRTAQFFLNSFEERLAAQRREKEEATGELGFKKPLSKEEKIMKKKQRLAAIGEDLLSISSDQPFRFPATFTFVVRAFSVLDGIGKGLDPRFDITEIAKPYALELLRFREAGVEVVLKDFSNRWDRQSQAFYNLFRQADRVDKLASVIQRLEQGDLKLRVRTLESERAFQRVATVQKTIVNAVGAGSLINLATILYLNSIRMPAIVAYVFCAFFGFQVLLGIVKVKKLDEMERLITGTA; from the exons ATGGCTACATCTTCTCTACTACACTTACCCGAACTCCATTTCCTCTCTCCACAAATCCCTCACCGTAACCGTTTCCCTCTTTCTACACGCTCCATTTCCCGCCTTTCCACTTCCAATGCCGCTCTTCGCATCATGCGAATCCGTGGCTCCAAAGAAGACTCCGCGTTAGCAGAACGAATTAACGACGTGGAGTGGAGCGGTAACGGAGCTGCCTCCCGCGGATATGTTAACGGCACCGTCAACAGAAGCTCTGTGGAGTACGGATATAGAAACGGCGTAGCTGCTACAGAGGTGGTGGACGTTGAAGCGTCCAAGGTGAATGAGGATGGGAGGAAGAGAAGGTTGGAGGAGATTGGAAAAGAAGACGCCTGGTTTAAACAAACTGAGAAAGTTAAAGTTGAG GTAGCAGTTGCTCCTGGAGGTCGTTGGAGCAGATTCAAGACTTATTCTACAATCCAGAGAACCTTAGAAATTTGGGGATTTGTTGTAACCTTCATCTTTAAGGCATGGCTGGACAATCAGAAGTTTTCTTACAAAG GAGGAATGACCGAGGAAAAAAAGAAGTTAAGACGGAAGACCCTTGCCAAGTGGCTTAAGGAAAGCATTTTGAGATTAGGTCCTACATTCATTAAAATTGGTCAGCAGTTCTCCACTAGGGTGGATATTCTTCCTCAAGAATATGTTGACCAGTTGTCCGAACTTCAG GATCAAGTGCCTCCATTTCCCTCTGAGACTGCTATAGCTATTGTTGAAGAGGAGCTTGGAGCTGCTGTAGGTGATGTCTTTGATCAGTTTGACTATGAACCAATAGCTGCTGCAAGTCTTG GTCAGGTTCATCGGGCAAGATTGAAGGGACAAGAGGTTGTTGTTAAAGTGCAAAGGCCTGGTCTCAAGGATCTTTTTGATATTGATCTAAAAAACTTGAGG GTTATTgcagaatatcttcaaaaaattGATCCAAAGTCGGATGGTGCAAAGAGGGATTGGGTTGCTATCTATGATGAATGTGCCTCTGTCTTATATCAG GAGATTGATTACACTAAGGAGGCTGCGAATGCTGAATTGTTTGCAAGTAACTTTAAGAACATGAGTTATGTGAAAGTTCCTACAATCTACTGGGATTATACCACGCCACAG ATTCTGACAATGGAATATGTTCCaggaattaaaataaacaaaatacaagCTTTAGATCAACTTGGTGTTGATCGCACAAG gctagggagatATGCAGTTGAGTCGTTCTTGGAACAAATTTTGTCCCATGGTTTCTTCCATGCTGACCCT CATCCTGGAAATATTGCAGTTGATGATGTCAATGGTGGAAGATTAATCTACTATGATTTTGGAATGATGGGAAG TATTAGTCCAAACATCAGAGAAGGTTTGCTTGAAACATTTTATGGAGTCTATGAGAAGGATCCAGATAAG GTTCTTCAATCAATGGTTCAAATGGGTATTCTTGTCCCTACTGGAGATATGACTGCAGTTAGGCGAACAGCACAGTTCTTTCTTAATAG CTTTGAGGAGCGCCTGGCTGCACAAAGGAGAGAGAAAGAGGAAGCAACTGGCGAACTTGGATTCAAAAAACCATTAAGCAAGGAGGAAAAAATAATGAAGAAGAAACAACGTCTAGCTGCTATTG GTGAGGATTTATTATCCATTTCATCCGATCAACCCTTCCGATTTCCTGCTACATTTACATTTGTTGTTAGAGCCTTCTCAG TGTTGGATGGCATTGGAAAGGGCCTTGACCCACGTTTTGACATTACTGAGATTGCCAAACC TTATGCTTTGGAGTTATTAAGGTTTCGTGAGGCAGGGGTTGAAGTTGTCTTAAAG GACTTCAGTAATAGATGGGATAGACAATCTCAAGCATTTTACAACTTATTTAGGCAAGCTGACAGGGTTGACAAGCTTGCTTCAGTTATCCAAAGATTG GAGCAAGGAGATCTAAAGCTCCGAGTTCGAACTTTAGAATCTGAAAGGGCATTCCAGCGTGTTGCCACAGTCCAGAAGACTATAGTGAAT GCAGTAGGTGCTGGAAGCTTAATAAATCTTGCGACAATTTTGTATCTTAATTCGATTCGT ATGCCTGCAATTGTAGCGTATGTCTTCTGTGCATTCTTTGGTTTCCAAGTGCTCTTGGGCATTGTAAAAGTCAAGAAGCTAGATGAAATGGAACGATTGATAACAGGAACAGCATAA
- the LOC131661171 gene encoding protein ACTIVITY OF BC1 COMPLEX KINASE 8, chloroplastic isoform X2: protein MATSSLLHLPELHFLSPQIPHRNRFPLSTRSISRLSTSNAALRIMRIRGSKEDSALAERINDVEWSGNGAASRGYVNGTVNRSSVEYGYRNGVAATEVVDVEASKVNEDGRKRRLEEIGKEDAWFKQTEKVKVEVAVAPGGRWSRFKTYSTIQRTLEIWGFVVTFIFKAWLDNQKFSYKGGMTEEKKKLRRKTLAKWLKESILRLGPTFIKIGQQFSTRVDILPQEYVDQLSELQDQVPPFPSETAIAIVEEELGAAVGDVFDQFDYEPIAAASLGQVHRARLKGQEVVVKVQRPGLKDLFDIDLKNLRVIAEYLQKIDPKSDGAKRDWVAIYDECASVLYQEIDYTKEAANAELFASNFKNMSYVKVPTIYWDYTTPQILTMEYVPGIKINKIQALDQLGVDRTRLGRYAVESFLEQILSHGFFHADPHPGNIAVDDVNGGRLIYYDFGMMGSISPNIREGLLETFYGVYEKDPDKVLQSMVQMGILVPTGDMTAVRRTAQFFLNSFEERLAAQRREKEEATGELGFKKPLSKEEKIMKKKQRLAAIGEDLLSISSDQPFRFPATFTFVVRAFSVLDGIGKGLDPRFDITEIAKPYALELLRFREAGVEVVLKDFSNRWDRQSQAFYNLFRQADRVDKLASVIQRLEQGDLKLRVRTLESERAFQRVATVQKTIVNASGTEPSELDTRGIYLVGSRCWKLNKSCDNFVS, encoded by the exons ATGGCTACATCTTCTCTACTACACTTACCCGAACTCCATTTCCTCTCTCCACAAATCCCTCACCGTAACCGTTTCCCTCTTTCTACACGCTCCATTTCCCGCCTTTCCACTTCCAATGCCGCTCTTCGCATCATGCGAATCCGTGGCTCCAAAGAAGACTCCGCGTTAGCAGAACGAATTAACGACGTGGAGTGGAGCGGTAACGGAGCTGCCTCCCGCGGATATGTTAACGGCACCGTCAACAGAAGCTCTGTGGAGTACGGATATAGAAACGGCGTAGCTGCTACAGAGGTGGTGGACGTTGAAGCGTCCAAGGTGAATGAGGATGGGAGGAAGAGAAGGTTGGAGGAGATTGGAAAAGAAGACGCCTGGTTTAAACAAACTGAGAAAGTTAAAGTTGAG GTAGCAGTTGCTCCTGGAGGTCGTTGGAGCAGATTCAAGACTTATTCTACAATCCAGAGAACCTTAGAAATTTGGGGATTTGTTGTAACCTTCATCTTTAAGGCATGGCTGGACAATCAGAAGTTTTCTTACAAAG GAGGAATGACCGAGGAAAAAAAGAAGTTAAGACGGAAGACCCTTGCCAAGTGGCTTAAGGAAAGCATTTTGAGATTAGGTCCTACATTCATTAAAATTGGTCAGCAGTTCTCCACTAGGGTGGATATTCTTCCTCAAGAATATGTTGACCAGTTGTCCGAACTTCAG GATCAAGTGCCTCCATTTCCCTCTGAGACTGCTATAGCTATTGTTGAAGAGGAGCTTGGAGCTGCTGTAGGTGATGTCTTTGATCAGTTTGACTATGAACCAATAGCTGCTGCAAGTCTTG GTCAGGTTCATCGGGCAAGATTGAAGGGACAAGAGGTTGTTGTTAAAGTGCAAAGGCCTGGTCTCAAGGATCTTTTTGATATTGATCTAAAAAACTTGAGG GTTATTgcagaatatcttcaaaaaattGATCCAAAGTCGGATGGTGCAAAGAGGGATTGGGTTGCTATCTATGATGAATGTGCCTCTGTCTTATATCAG GAGATTGATTACACTAAGGAGGCTGCGAATGCTGAATTGTTTGCAAGTAACTTTAAGAACATGAGTTATGTGAAAGTTCCTACAATCTACTGGGATTATACCACGCCACAG ATTCTGACAATGGAATATGTTCCaggaattaaaataaacaaaatacaagCTTTAGATCAACTTGGTGTTGATCGCACAAG gctagggagatATGCAGTTGAGTCGTTCTTGGAACAAATTTTGTCCCATGGTTTCTTCCATGCTGACCCT CATCCTGGAAATATTGCAGTTGATGATGTCAATGGTGGAAGATTAATCTACTATGATTTTGGAATGATGGGAAG TATTAGTCCAAACATCAGAGAAGGTTTGCTTGAAACATTTTATGGAGTCTATGAGAAGGATCCAGATAAG GTTCTTCAATCAATGGTTCAAATGGGTATTCTTGTCCCTACTGGAGATATGACTGCAGTTAGGCGAACAGCACAGTTCTTTCTTAATAG CTTTGAGGAGCGCCTGGCTGCACAAAGGAGAGAGAAAGAGGAAGCAACTGGCGAACTTGGATTCAAAAAACCATTAAGCAAGGAGGAAAAAATAATGAAGAAGAAACAACGTCTAGCTGCTATTG GTGAGGATTTATTATCCATTTCATCCGATCAACCCTTCCGATTTCCTGCTACATTTACATTTGTTGTTAGAGCCTTCTCAG TGTTGGATGGCATTGGAAAGGGCCTTGACCCACGTTTTGACATTACTGAGATTGCCAAACC TTATGCTTTGGAGTTATTAAGGTTTCGTGAGGCAGGGGTTGAAGTTGTCTTAAAG GACTTCAGTAATAGATGGGATAGACAATCTCAAGCATTTTACAACTTATTTAGGCAAGCTGACAGGGTTGACAAGCTTGCTTCAGTTATCCAAAGATTG GAGCAAGGAGATCTAAAGCTCCGAGTTCGAACTTTAGAATCTGAAAGGGCATTCCAGCGTGTTGCCACAGTCCAGAAGACTATAGTGAAT GCAAGTGGTACAGAACCCTCAGAATTGGATACGCGAGGGATATACCTAGTCG GCAGTAGGTGCTGGAAGCTTAATAAATCTTGCGACAATTTTGTATCTTAA